The uncultured Roseibium sp. DNA segment AGCCATCGACTGTTCGCTGGGTTGCCACCGCCAACCAGCAGGCCCAGTTTTCAGAATCCGATGTCCGGCCTGCAAGCACGGTTCAGGACAGACCGTCAAAAGCCGGCTATGCGCTCAAGCGTTCGGTCGACATCATCGGCGCATCCGCGGGCCTTGTGCTGCTGGCTCCGCTTCTGGTGGTCGCCGCGGTGGCGATCAAGGTCAACAGCCAGGGTCCGGTCGTTTTCCGCCAGAAACGCCATGGGGCCAATGGGACCACTTTCGAGATCTACAAGTTTCGCACAATGTATGTCGAACATTGCGATTATTCCGGCATCAGACAAACGGTCGAAGACGATCCGCGCGTCACTCCGGTCGGCCGTTTTCTGCGGCAGAGCAATTTCGACGAGCTGCCGCAGCTGATCAATGTCCTGCGGGGGGAGATGTCGCTTGTCGGACCGCGGCCGCATGTTCCGGGAATGTTGGCGGCAGGCGTTCCCTACGAGGAACTGGATCCGCGCTACATGCACCGGCACAAGGTGCGCCCGGGCCTGACCGGTCTTGCCCAGATCAACGGCTACCGAGGCGAAACCACCACCCGGCATGCCGCCCGGATGCGGCTCGAATTCGATCTGGCCTATCTGGAGCGCCGGTCCTTCCTGCTGGACATGAAGATCATTTTCAGGACCGTCATGCAGGAATTCTTCAAGGGCAGTGGCTACTGATCCTGCCCGACCAGCCTCATCAGTCGCATGAAGGCGAGTTCGTAGCCCTGAATCCCGCATCCGGCAATCACGCCATCGGCGCGCAGGGACACATAGGACTTGTGGCGGAACGGCTCGCGCTTATGGACGTTCGTGATATGAATCTCGAACACCGGGAAATCGCAGGCGTTCAGGGCATCCAGGATAGCAACGGACGTGTGGGTGAGCGCCGCCGGATTGATGATCAGTCCGCAGGCGCATTCGCGTGCTTCGTGAATCCAGTTGATCAGCTCATACTCGGCATTGCTTTGATGGAACCTCAACTCCGCGCCGTGTTCACCCGCAAGGACACGGCAATTTGCCTCCACATCGGCCAGGGTTTCATGGCCATAGATGGCGGGTTCCCGCTTTCCCAGCAGGTTCAGGTTGGGGCCGTTCAGAACATAAACGATTTTCGACACGACAAACCTCCTCCGCAAGAGCGGTCGCATAGACGGTGCGCGGCCGGAGTTTGATGACCGGACGGCAGCGTCCTTTAGATATGACTCGCAGGTTGTTTTCCAGATGCAAGACGTCGGGCAGAACGGGAAATAACAGCTTCCCTCAGCCGACGCTGGCGTTCTGATCGGCCTCCGAACCGCCTGGCTGCTGCCCGCCCTGCCAGATCTTCTGACGGTTGCGGATCTCGCGCGGCGCCGGGCCGAAATAGGTGGAGGTCTTGATGAAGTCGCGCGGATGCAGGATCACGCTCGACACCCGCTGGTACAGAGCCTTGGCGGAGATCGGCTTGGACAGCAGTTCGTGGACGCCCAGGCGACGCGCTTCGACAATCCGGCTCCTCTCGGTATGGGCGGTCACCATGATGATCGGAATATAAGCGAAGGGATTGTTGGGGCTTCGGATCATGCGCACCATGTCCGCTCCGTCCAGGATCGGCATGACCCAGTCGAGGATCAGGATATCCGGATTGGCACGGTCCATCGCTTCCAGGCCTGATGCGCCATCTTCGGCTTCGACAATGCGTCGGGCGCCGAAGCCCTGCAGCATGGTCCGCAAGATGGTGCGCATATAGGCACTGTCTTCAACCAGCAAAAATGTCAGCGAGGCAAGATCGAGGCTCACCATTTTTCTCCAGTTTGTACCGGCAAGCTGACAGAAAAGTCTGAAAAGAGGGTTAGTGAACCGAATTCGCGGAAAAATGGCCGACCGACTCTGAAATTCGCCTTCGCTGCGGATATGTAATCGTCCACCACAACGATGAAAATGCTCCCCGTCTTCCAATCGGCAGAGTGATCAGCGAACACCCGAGAATGACGCGGTTAACAATAACTTACTTTACTTTACGGTAATATTGACAATAATTCATACGGCGTGACCACCGCTCTTAACCAGCCTTTTAAAGGTGCGGTGTAACTTCTGACACGCTGGGGTGTAAGTTCAACCTCTCATTTGTCGGCGGGTGTATAGATGTCGAGCAGACAAATTCCGAAAGGTCCGGATAAGCCGCTACCCTTCGTACAGCCCCCTCGTACAGCCGGCGCCTATGTGCCGCTGAGGGCAAACTTCCTACTGCTTTCAGGCATCGCGCTGGTGCTGATAGCAGCCACGATGATTATTGGAACCATGTTCGGCTAAGAAAACAAAGCGCCTCGGCAGCCGCTTCCGCCTACAAACCGTTTCGGCTTTCCGAGTGCGGCCGCTCATCTTCGGGCAGGTCGTCATCATCAAGAATACGCCACTTCGCCCCTTCCAGATCGTCATATTGACCGCTCTTCAGGCTCCACAGGAACGCGCCCAATCCGAGGAGACCAAGGAAAAGCGCGATCGGGATCAGATAGATCAGAACGTCCATTCGGTTTTCCCTGTTATTCTGCCCGGTTGTCCGGAAGTTTCTCGCCCCAGCGAAGTCTGAGCGCATTTGCCGTCACGGCGATGGAGGAAGCCGACATGGCGACGGCTGCCATCAGCGGCGTGACGAAACCGGCGACGGCCACAGGTACAGCAATGACATTGTAGAGCGCTGAAATCCAGAGGTTCTGCTCGATCGCCCGACGGGCCTTTTTCGAAATCCGAAGGGTATTTGCGACCGGGGCCAGACGGTCTCCGAGAAAGACGGCATCCGCGGCGGTCTGGCTCAGGTGAACCGCCGTCACGGGGGACAGGGAAACATAGGCGCCGGCGAGCGCCGGGGCGTCGTTGAGACCATCCCCCACCATCAGCACCTTGCGCCCGGCGGCCTTCAGTTCGTCCAAACGGGCAATTTTGTCGCCAGGGCGCACTTCCGCCTGCCAGTATTCGATACCGAGTTCTGCCGCGGCCGCCCTCACCGCGTCCTGCCGGTCGCCGGAAAGGATCTCCAGCAAATAGCCCTGTGCCTTCAGGGCGGCGACGGTTTCGACAGCATCCGGCCGCAGTTTCTGACTGATCGGCAACAGCCTGGGCGGTTGGGCACCCCAGCGGACCGCCAGCAGCGAAACACCCGGATGCCGTGTCAGCACCTTGCGCACCTCGGCATCCTCAACACCGCAAAACGCCGGACTGCCCAGGCGCAACGGCTCGCCGCCCACCAAGGTTTCGACGCCGGCCCCCGCCGTCTCCGTCACATGATCGAAAGGCACCAGTGCACCGCTTGCCTGGACCAGCGCCAGAGACAACGGATGGCGGCTCGATAGCGCCAGACGTCCGGCTAGATGGAGCAGGTCGTCCTGCGCAGATCCGGTTTCCAGAAGCCTGGGTTCGGCGGAAGTGAGCGTTCCGGTCTTGTCAAAAACGATCGTATCCGCATCCGCCAGCCGTTCGATCGCATCGCCTGCATTCAGCAACACGCCGGAGCGGAACAATTGCCCTGACGCCACCACCTGAACGGCGGGAACGGCAAGCCCGAGCGCACAGGGACAGGTAATGATGAGCACGGAGATGGCGATCACCAGGGACGGCTGCCAGCCGAAACCGGCCAGCCACCAGCCGACGAAGGTCAGCGCCGCAGCACCATGCACCAGGGGCGCATACAGCCGGGCCGCCCTGTCAGCGATACGAACATAGGTCGATTTCGCCTGCGCCGCCGTCTCCAGGAGACGGTTCACCTCGTCTAGCAACGTGGCACCGGAGGCCGCACGCACGCGGACCTTCAGTGTCCCCTCGCCGTTCAGCGTTCCGGCATAGACGTCCGTCCCCTTGCGGACGGGCATCAGAATACTTTCACCGGTCACAAGGCTCTGGTCGATTTCCGACACGCCTTCTTCGACCACACCGTCAACCGGAACCCGTTCGCCGGCGGTAACCAGGACCAGATCATCTGGCTGCACCTTGGACAGAGGAATTTCGCGGACGCTGCCGTCCGCGCCGATGCGGGCGGCGACCTCCGCCTTCAGGGCAGCAATGTTTTCGGCAAAGGAACGGGTCTTGCCACGCATGTTGTGATCGAGGTAGCGGCCGACCAGCAGAAAGAACAAGAGCATCACCGCGGATTCGAAATAGGCCTCCTCCTGATGCTGCATGGTCTGCACGACGGAAAGAATGACGGCCAGAAGCACCCCGATCATGATGGGCACGTCCATGTTCATCCGCCGCGCCTTGAGCGCAGTGATCGCGCTCCTGAAAAACGGCCTGCCCGAATAGGCAATCGTCGGCAGGGCGATCAGGGCCGAGATCCAGTGAAAGAAGTCCCGTGTTTCCGGAGTGATATCCGTGGCGTTTCCTGCCCATACGGAAACGGACAGGAGCATGATGTTCATGCCCGCAAAACCGGCGACGGCAAGTGCACGCAGCAGCTCCCTGCCATGCCGGTCCAGCCGTTCCCGCTGGCTTGCCGGGTCGAACGGATGGGCCTTGTAGCCAAGCCGGGACAGGGCCGCGACAATATCGTCGGCGCCGGTTTCTTCGCGGACCCAGTCGACGGCAAGTCTCTGATTGGTCAGGTTGACCCGGGCTTTCCGGATGCCGGGCAAGCGGGAGAGCCCCCGTTCGATCTCACCCATGCAGGCGGCGCAGGTGATGCCTTCAACGGCGAGGTCCATATGGACGGCACCGTCCTCCGCCGGAGTTACAAAGGCATCCCAATCGCGCATATGGACACTCACCAGCGCCTCGCTGCAGTTTTGATGTCAGTCCTTGAGGAACAGACGGTTTTCGGAACGGAACACCCGCTCTTCCCCGCTTCTGGCCTCAAGAACCAGATACCAGTTTCCGGCCGGCACATCCGAAAGATCGGCACTGTATCGCCCGGAGCCCTGATCCTCCAGCATGACGGAAATGTTTCCGTCATGCGCCGGATGCTGCAACGTCGCGGAAAAGGCCAGACCGGTGAGCGGCGCCTTCGCCTTGTCCAGAGCGGTCACCTCCAGATGGGCGGCCGCTTCCGAAGTCCTGGACAACCCGGCATCCACCTCCCAGCCTCGCGCGGCCTGCTCCCTGGCGGTCGCGATAGACTGGTTGTAGGCTTGGCTCGCCTTATAGGAACTATCCACCGTAACGCCGGGGAAAGACGACTCGGCAAGCCAGACGAGGGCACCGTTCGCCACGAAGATCACGCCGAAAAAGCCGAACAGCCAAATGAGCATCGTCTTCCCGGTAAACGTCTTCGGCTGTTGCATGCCGGATCCTGCAGTCATTTCACTCTCCTGAAACGCGCTTGCCAGACCATGTCGCGTTCATTCGCATTCACGAGACATGGTCTCTCTATTTGTTGACGCACCTCTTATTGCGAAAAACCGGTATCCACTTTTTCGCGACGTGCTTCAGGGCGCCTTGAAGTAGTCATTCGCGGTCACGACTTCACCCATAACCGATTCCGTCAGACGGAACGTCACGGGCGTGCTCGCAGGCATCTTAACACCTGGGGGCGACGTAACCAGAATGCGCACTTCACGGGTCGTGTCCGGATCAACCGCTATGATCGGACGGTCCGCGAAGGCCGTATCGATACCGACGGCTTCCACCTTCGTGCCTGCAGGCATGCCTTCGACATGCAGCATGAAATGACGCTCAAGCGGGCGTTTGTTCAGCAGGCGTACGGTGTAACCGTTGCGCACCGATCCGTCGGACTGGGTGACATAAATCGGGTTGCGGTCGTGCAGGACATTGATGCCGGCGAAATCGCGGGTCAGCAACGCGAACAGCATGATGGCGCCGACGACAGCTATGATAGCCGCATAGACCACCGTCCGCACGCGGACGATTTCGTAGACCGAATCCTTGCCGTCGATCCGGCGCTGAATGTTCTCGTCCGTATCGTAGGCGATCAGGCCGGTCGGTTTGCCGATCTTGGTCATCACATTGTCGCAGGCATCGATACACAGGCCGCACTGGATACAGTCGAGCTGCAACCCCTTGCGAATGTCCACACCCGTCGGACAGACGTGTTCGCACTGGTGGCAATCGATACAGTCGCCGGCCGGGAGCCCCTTGAGGGCCAGCGCCTTATTCTCCTTGAGAGACCCGCGCGGCTCGCCCCGATCCCAGCGATAGGTGACGTTCAGGGCCTTTTCATCCGTCAGCGCGGCCTGGATCCGTGGCCAGGGGCACATGTAGATGCAAACCTGTTCGCGCATAAAGCCGGCCAGAAGATAGGTCGTGGCCGTCAGGATGCCGATCCACAGATAGGCAGTCCAGGGCGCCTGGAAAGTGGCCAGTTCGTAGACGAGGGTCGGCGCGTCGGCGAAATACAGCACCCAGGCGCCGCCGGTCCACCAGGCTATCATCAACCAGAAGAAATGCTTGACGCTCCGGCGGACGATCTTGTTGACCGACCAGGGTGCATTGTCGAGCACGATCCGCTCGCGCCGGTCACCTTCCACCTTGCGCTCGACCCAGAGAAACAGGTCCGTCCAGACGGTTTGCGGGCACAGATAACCGCACCACACGCGTCCGGCGACCGCGTTCATCAAAAACAGGCCCAACGCGGCAAGAATGAGGAGTCCGGTGAGGTAATAGACCTCCTGCGGCCAGATCTCGATAAAGAAGAAGTAGAAGCGACGCGCCTCCAGGTCGATCAGAAGCGCCTGTCCCGGCGCATCCGGTCCGCGGTCATAGCGGACGAAAGGGAGAAAATAGTACATCCCAAGGGTAATGAAGAGGATCACCCATTTGATCGTGCGGAACTTGCCGTGCACGGCCATGGGAAAGATTTTTTTCGCTGAGGCGAACCATTCGTCCGGCTGCTCAGCATTGGCAGCTTCGGTCTCGGCGGTCATGCCGTCCGTCCTTCTTGTTCCGGACCCCGCCCCAAAGGGATCCTCGCGTCCTCCGGGCCGGAGTGTCGCCGGCCCGGTTCTCTCATGTGCTTTCAGTATAATCCGGCGCGGGACTGTGTCCTTTGCGCCGGATCAAATTCGGCCAGAAAAGCCGTTGTCTTACTGTCCGCCCCCGAAGGAGTGGACGTAGACTGCGAGCGACTTGATCGTCGCCGGGCTCAGGCGGTCCACCCAGGCCGGCATGACGCCGTGACGGGGTGCATTGACCTGCGCCTTGATGGCCTTGAGCGACTTGCC contains these protein-coding regions:
- a CDS encoding sugar transferase, which codes for MSQEAVPYDVEPKTTNGEPNAKTPDVTAEPTKSLSPNALSRGSKIRRTLAGLSPEPSTVRWVATANQQAQFSESDVRPASTVQDRPSKAGYALKRSVDIIGASAGLVLLAPLLVVAAVAIKVNSQGPVVFRQKRHGANGTTFEIYKFRTMYVEHCDYSGIRQTVEDDPRVTPVGRFLRQSNFDELPQLINVLRGEMSLVGPRPHVPGMLAAGVPYEELDPRYMHRHKVRPGLTGLAQINGYRGETTTRHAARMRLEFDLAYLERRSFLLDMKIIFRTVMQEFFKGSGY
- the aroQ gene encoding type II 3-dehydroquinate dehydratase, which codes for MSKIVYVLNGPNLNLLGKREPAIYGHETLADVEANCRVLAGEHGAELRFHQSNAEYELINWIHEARECACGLIINPAALTHTSVAILDALNACDFPVFEIHITNVHKREPFRHKSYVSLRADGVIAGCGIQGYELAFMRLMRLVGQDQ
- a CDS encoding response regulator, giving the protein MVSLDLASLTFLLVEDSAYMRTILRTMLQGFGARRIVEAEDGASGLEAMDRANPDILILDWVMPILDGADMVRMIRSPNNPFAYIPIIMVTAHTERSRIVEARRLGVHELLSKPISAKALYQRVSSVILHPRDFIKTSTYFGPAPREIRNRQKIWQGGQQPGGSEADQNASVG
- the ccoS gene encoding cbb3-type cytochrome oxidase assembly protein CcoS: MDVLIYLIPIALFLGLLGLGAFLWSLKSGQYDDLEGAKWRILDDDDLPEDERPHSESRNGL
- a CDS encoding cation-translocating P-type ATPase, with the protein product MRDWDAFVTPAEDGAVHMDLAVEGITCAACMGEIERGLSRLPGIRKARVNLTNQRLAVDWVREETGADDIVAALSRLGYKAHPFDPASQRERLDRHGRELLRALAVAGFAGMNIMLLSVSVWAGNATDITPETRDFFHWISALIALPTIAYSGRPFFRSAITALKARRMNMDVPIMIGVLLAVILSVVQTMQHQEEAYFESAVMLLFFLLVGRYLDHNMRGKTRSFAENIAALKAEVAARIGADGSVREIPLSKVQPDDLVLVTAGERVPVDGVVEEGVSEIDQSLVTGESILMPVRKGTDVYAGTLNGEGTLKVRVRAASGATLLDEVNRLLETAAQAKSTYVRIADRAARLYAPLVHGAAALTFVGWWLAGFGWQPSLVIAISVLIITCPCALGLAVPAVQVVASGQLFRSGVLLNAGDAIERLADADTIVFDKTGTLTSAEPRLLETGSAQDDLLHLAGRLALSSRHPLSLALVQASGALVPFDHVTETAGAGVETLVGGEPLRLGSPAFCGVEDAEVRKVLTRHPGVSLLAVRWGAQPPRLLPISQKLRPDAVETVAALKAQGYLLEILSGDRQDAVRAAAAELGIEYWQAEVRPGDKIARLDELKAAGRKVLMVGDGLNDAPALAGAYVSLSPVTAVHLSQTAADAVFLGDRLAPVANTLRISKKARRAIEQNLWISALYNVIAVPVAVAGFVTPLMAAVAMSASSIAVTANALRLRWGEKLPDNRAE
- a CDS encoding FixH family protein, with amino-acid sequence MTAGSGMQQPKTFTGKTMLIWLFGFFGVIFVANGALVWLAESSFPGVTVDSSYKASQAYNQSIATAREQAARGWEVDAGLSRTSEAAAHLEVTALDKAKAPLTGLAFSATLQHPAHDGNISVMLEDQGSGRYSADLSDVPAGNWYLVLEARSGEERVFRSENRLFLKD
- the ccoG gene encoding cytochrome c oxidase accessory protein CcoG; amino-acid sequence: MAVHGKFRTIKWVILFITLGMYYFLPFVRYDRGPDAPGQALLIDLEARRFYFFFIEIWPQEVYYLTGLLILAALGLFLMNAVAGRVWCGYLCPQTVWTDLFLWVERKVEGDRRERIVLDNAPWSVNKIVRRSVKHFFWLMIAWWTGGAWVLYFADAPTLVYELATFQAPWTAYLWIGILTATTYLLAGFMREQVCIYMCPWPRIQAALTDEKALNVTYRWDRGEPRGSLKENKALALKGLPAGDCIDCHQCEHVCPTGVDIRKGLQLDCIQCGLCIDACDNVMTKIGKPTGLIAYDTDENIQRRIDGKDSVYEIVRVRTVVYAAIIAVVGAIMLFALLTRDFAGINVLHDRNPIYVTQSDGSVRNGYTVRLLNKRPLERHFMLHVEGMPAGTKVEAVGIDTAFADRPIIAVDPDTTREVRILVTSPPGVKMPASTPVTFRLTESVMGEVVTANDYFKAP